A single genomic interval of Pyrus communis chromosome 7, drPyrComm1.1, whole genome shotgun sequence harbors:
- the LOC137740583 gene encoding auxin-responsive protein SAUR71-like produces the protein MEKKVKLSFRIPGMKRVLCHLLKGVRSSRYSQLIGARAAKILISLSPLTPKGYVPVCVGVDGDTKRFMVHTTLLRHAEFLELLHKSVEEYGFCNDSVLRIPYEAQDFEEYWMIKRSKTRIYKVEPV, from the coding sequence AtggaaaaaaaggtgaagtTGTCGTTCAGAATTCCAGGTATGAAGAGAGTACTTTGCCATTTGCTAAAGGGGGTGAGAAGCAGCAGGTACAGCCAGTTAATCGGAGCTCGAGCAGCAAAAATACTGATAAGCCTTTCTCCTTTAACACCAAAAGGGTATGTGCCTGTTTGTGTTGGTGTGGATGGTGATACGAAGCGTTTCATGGTTCATACCACGTTGCTTCGCCATGCAGAATTCTTGGAGCTGCTGCATAAATCAGTTGAAGAGTATGGTTTTTGCAATGACAGTGTTTTGAGAATTCCATATGAAGCGCAGGATTTTGAGGAGTATTGGATGATCAAGAGGTCAAAAACAAGGATTTACAAGGTTGAACCAGTTTAA